The following is a genomic window from Chryseobacterium ginsenosidimutans.
AATATCTAATGACTTTTGAGGTTAAACTAAATCCGCAAATGCAGATTCAATATTTGGATAAGAAAATTTAAAACCATTTTGAATTAATTTTTCAGGATAAACGTTCCGGCTTTTTAATAATAATTCTGTTTCTGTTCCTAAGAAAATTGAGGCGATCTCCAATTGCCAAACAGGAGCGTTTATTCCGAAAGGGATTTTCATTTTTCCTCTTAATTTCTTCATGAATTCTTCGTTAGACAAAGGATTTGGAGCCGTGATATTGATTGCCCCTGAAATATTTTCATGATTAATAATATATTCTACGGCTTTACAAAAATCATCAATATGAATCCAGCTTACATTTTGATTTCCTCTTCCCTGTTTTCCGCCTAAACCTAATTTTGTGATCATTTTCAATTTTGGAAATGCACCTCCGTTTTCACCTAAAACAATTGAAGTTCGTAACGCTACCTTTCGTACATTCTCATTTTTAATAGTAAAAAAATCTTTTTCCCAGCTTTTGCAGATATTCATAGAAAAATCATCACCAATAATTCCGTTTTCTTCTGTATTTAAATGCATTTCGGAATGAATATAAATTGTTGCAGAGCTTGCATTCATCCAAATTTTAGGTTTGTTGATGCAATTATCAACGGCATTTTGAAGAACTTTTGTACTGTTAATTCTTGAAGAATAAATTTCCATTTTATTGTTCTCGGTATATCGACAATCAACAGATTTTCCTGTAAGATTAATCAAAACATCAGCGTTTTCAAGCAAATTTTGCCATTCACCCAAGGTTTTTGCATCCCAATAGATTTCGTTTTTACGTCTTGGATTTCGGGTCAAGATGTAAACTTCGTTTCCTTTTTCTGTAAAGTATTTTTCAAGATTTTCACCTAAAAATCCGGTTCCGGCGGCGATGATTATTTTCATTTTCATTAAGTTTTTAGTTGATAGCTTTGTTAAGATGTAAGTCTTCAGTTTATATTAATTATTTTTACTTAACTATTATTTTCTGCTGTTGCTTTAATTAATTTATTCCGTTCCAATAAGAAATTGGTAAGATAATTTTTAAGGAAGAAATGGTTGAAAAGTTTTCCGATAAATCCAAATGGAGATTCAAATTCAAAAATATCGGTCATTATTGTGTTTTTGCCTTCCTGATTAAAAATATGTTGGTGTTTTAAGGATTTAAAAGTTCCTTTTAACATGATATCTGTAAATTGATAAGGCTTTTCCATGCTGACAATCTTTGAGCTGTGCGTTTGATAAATACCTAAATGCTTTGCCCGCCAAGTCACCGTTTCACCTTCTTCAATTAATCCTGAAATTCTACCAGCAATTGCTTTTTCGCCTGTTTTAAAAGTTGATTTTTGGTGTAAATCAATGTCTCTTGCTAAGTCGAACACGGTGTCAATATCGGATTTGATGATTGTTTTTAGATGGATTGTCGACATTTTTTATTTATTTTTATGGTTGATAGGATTTGTATACGATCCTGATTTAATTCTTTCCAAACTATTTTTCACTTATTTAACCAAATAATTATTGCCAAAGCTATCATTCTGAAAACTGTCCAGGAAATAGTCGGAAGGAAATTTAATTTTAATATTTTACATCTTCTTACATGTTCCAAAAACATAATTGTAACAACAATTCCGAAGTAAATAATTAATAAAATTGAATTTAGGTTTAAAAATAAAGCAGGAATTAAAAGTAAGGTTCCTATTAAAGAAACCGTCATCATATTTCCTAAATAATTCCACAATTTTTCTTTTAAATATGATCTTAAAAATAAAGTTTGCCAAACAATCTGACCTAAACAAACGGTAAACTCTCTCAAAAAATTATGCCCTACATTCAATCCTAATTTTGCTGTAAACAAGCTTAAAATGTAAGCTGAGAAAAATACCACGAACGTAATGTATGTAATTCTATATTTTAAATTAAAATCCGGAATGCAAGACTGGTCTATATCATCTTTTTTTGATGGGATAATCTGTTTTCGATTATAAGAAACGAAAGAATAGAGCTTTTTGAAAAACCAATACAAAGGTTTTATCCTGGCTATTTTCTCCAATACAGGAAAGGAATTCCCAATGATTACCAACAAGCTGTCTAAACCATACATCACTTTATTTCTGTTATGATCGACCAAAGCAATCTCGTTTTTTGCGCGTTTGAAATCTATTAATTCTTTATTCTTAAAACTCAATTCTGTAAAAGCTTCTCTTCCGTTTTCATCAAGCATTCCGCATTTTGTGAAACCTTTTGAATAGATGTTGCACATCGGGCATTCGTTGTCGTAGATGAGCGTATGATTTTTAAGTGTTTTCATTGTGTTTATTTTTGAGATTTGTAGACTCTGTAAGTGTCGTAAACATATAAAATTGCTAAAAGTGGACTGTAAAAAACTGAAGCAACTAAAATATATCCGAAAAAATTAGTGACATCATTATTGTTATTGAAGCCTAACACAGCCAACCAAGAAATCCACACAGGCATTATAAAAAAACCATAGATAATATACCTTAATGATTTTTTTGTTTCTTGAAATGCTCTAATAAAAAAGCTTATCAACTGCGGTATTCCTACCACAAAATAAAATAGGAAAATTCCGTAACCTAATTCAAGTCCTATAATTATCGAAACTAATCCCGCAATAAGTATATAAAATTGAATATAATAATCATTTTTAGCAAAAGTTTTCATGGTCATTAGCTTTAAAGGTTTAAAAAATCTCCTCGTGTACGTTTATTCTGAAATTTGAATGTGAAATACATCCAGATTTTAAATATTAATGTTTTCATTTTCTACTTTTTTATCTTTGTTCATAGCGTGTTTACGACCTTTTAAGAATAACAACAAGTTCAAAAGCATCATTACTCCAAGATAAATTGAGAAGCCTCCGATTTTCTGGCTTAATGCGACTACTAATCTTTCTACAGTTTCGATTTGGAAAAACTCAATGATACAAAGGGCAAAACCAATGTTTAAAAGATAAAAGCCAATTTTAAAAAGAGAGTTTGTTGCCATTGCGATATCTTCCTTCTGATGAAAAATATCAATCATAAAAGTTTTAGAATTCTTAAATAAAAACTGAGAAACCAAAATGGTAAGTGTAATAACAATTGGCAAGTACATCATATACGCTTGAAAATTGTATGTCGTTGCTGTGGTTAAGATTGTTGTTGTCATAATAGTTTTATTTGATTGTTAAATTTTTTTTTAAAAAGTAAAGTGCAAAGATGTTTATATAATGTAAAACACATAAAATCAAAGCAATATATCCGATTCTAACTGCGGTAACCGCTAAAACCTGTTCCATAGAGTTTACCTTATCCCAAATTGTAAGGCTGATCGCGATATAACCGAGATTAATCAGATAATAACATCCCAAAAGAATCCTGTTTATCGTCAAGCAAAGGTTTGTATCATGAATAATATATTCTAAATAATACTTTCCTGCGTTATAACATCTTCTGCCAACATCAATTGTGATATATGAACTGATTGAAAGAAAAAGTATGTATGAAATTATATGGAACATCTTATAAATATTATATTTTCAATAATTTTTGAAAGTTTATTTGAAATAAAAAAGGATTTTCATCCTCCTCTATCTATTTCAATAAATTGGTAATCTTCCCGACCAGCCAATGATCGTCACTTTTGATGGCGAGATCCATTATATTGTTGATTTTTCCTGTTACAGAACTGAAATCATCCATTAATTTGATGAATTCTTTTGCTCCTTCAGAATCTTTGTCTTCAATATTTTTAAGCTCTTCTAAAAACGAAATTACCGGCTCAATTTCTCTTTTTCTACGCTCTTTGGTAATTTGTTTGAATAAATACCAAACATCTTTTTCGGCCACAAAATATTCTTTTCGGTCACCTTTTACAAATTCTTTTTTTACAATTCCCCAATCCATCAAAGCACGAAGATTCATATTGGCGTTTCCTCTAGAAATTTCAAGCTGCTTCATCACATCATCGGTAGAAAGTGCTTTACCACTCACCAAAAGCAACGCATGAACCTGCGCCATCGTACGGTTGATTCCCCAATTGGTAGCAAATGTTCCCCAAGTCTGAATGTATTTTTCTTTAGCTTCTGAAAGTTGCATTTTATTGTACTTTTTTAATTTCTTATACAAACATAATGATAATTTTTGAACTTTCAATAATTTTTGAAAATTAAATTTAAAATAAAACAGACTTCCTTTTGAATGTCTGTTTTAAAGTTATTTTTTAATTGCTTTATAACTTTGAACTAACCTTATAAATTCAGAACGATACCCTTCTTCATCCTTATTTTTTCCTTCTTTTGCCAAATCTTCAATTTTATTGAGTTCTTTTTCTTTAATTAATTTTGAATCTCTTAAAACCAGCCCAAACCAAGCTACAGAAGAAACAAATTTGTAATCCGGACTTGAATCAGCAATTGATTCTTGGGAATTCTTGACTACGTTTGTTATTTCTGTGCTTTTATCACCGTCAGGTTTTTTGTAACGAAACTTTATGGTCGCCAATTCATCTCCGAAGTTTTGTGTATTCATTGTTGAAGAATATTTCAACTTGTTTTCTTTTGGCAAAAATACAGAGCTAACACCTGTAGGAATTACTTCATATAAAGCGGTTACCGTATGTCCGCTTCCCAATTCACCTGCATCAATTTTATCGTCTGTAAAATCTTCATTTCTCAATTTTCTATTTTCGTAACCAATTAATCGATATGATTTTACAAATTTTGGATTAAATTCAATCTGAATTTTCACATCTTTAGCAATCGCATACATACTTCCTGCGAATTCTCTTCCCAAAAACTTATTAGCTTCCTGCAGGTTATCAATATAAGCATAGTTTCCATTTCCTTTATCTGCCAGAGTTTCCAGCCTGTTGTCTTTGTAATTTCCCATCCCGTATCCTAGACACGTAAGAAAAATTCCGGTTTTTCTTTTTTGTTCAATTAAAGTTTCAAGACCTTTTTCAGAAGAAACTCCAACATTGAAATCACCATCAGTAGCCAAGACAACACGATTATTTCCTCCTTTAATAAAATTCCCCTGAGCCAATTTGTAAGCCAATTCAATTCCTTCTCCTC
Proteins encoded in this region:
- a CDS encoding TIGR01777 family oxidoreductase produces the protein MKIIIAAGTGFLGENLEKYFTEKGNEVYILTRNPRRKNEIYWDAKTLGEWQNLLENADVLINLTGKSVDCRYTENNKMEIYSSRINSTKVLQNAVDNCINKPKIWMNASSATIYIHSEMHLNTEENGIIGDDFSMNICKSWEKDFFTIKNENVRKVALRTSIVLGENGGAFPKLKMITKLGLGGKQGRGNQNVSWIHIDDFCKAVEYIINHENISGAINITAPNPLSNEEFMKKLRGKMKIPFGINAPVWQLEIASIFLGTETELLLKSRNVYPEKLIQNGFKFSYPNIESAFADLV
- a CDS encoding SRPBCC family protein, with amino-acid sequence MSTIHLKTIIKSDIDTVFDLARDIDLHQKSTFKTGEKAIAGRISGLIEEGETVTWRAKHLGIYQTHSSKIVSMEKPYQFTDIMLKGTFKSLKHQHIFNQEGKNTIMTDIFEFESPFGFIGKLFNHFFLKNYLTNFLLERNKLIKATAENNS
- a CDS encoding DCC1-like thiol-disulfide oxidoreductase family protein is translated as MKTLKNHTLIYDNECPMCNIYSKGFTKCGMLDENGREAFTELSFKNKELIDFKRAKNEIALVDHNRNKVMYGLDSLLVIIGNSFPVLEKIARIKPLYWFFKKLYSFVSYNRKQIIPSKKDDIDQSCIPDFNLKYRITYITFVVFFSAYILSLFTAKLGLNVGHNFLREFTVCLGQIVWQTLFLRSYLKEKLWNYLGNMMTVSLIGTLLLIPALFLNLNSILLIIYFGIVVTIMFLEHVRRCKILKLNFLPTISWTVFRMIALAIIIWLNK
- a CDS encoding GbsR/MarR family transcriptional regulator, with the translated sequence MQLSEAKEKYIQTWGTFATNWGINRTMAQVHALLLVSGKALSTDDVMKQLEISRGNANMNLRALMDWGIVKKEFVKGDRKEYFVAEKDVWYLFKQITKERRKREIEPVISFLEELKNIEDKDSEGAKEFIKLMDDFSSVTGKINNIMDLAIKSDDHWLVGKITNLLK